One window of Carassius auratus strain Wakin chromosome 17, ASM336829v1, whole genome shotgun sequence genomic DNA carries:
- the LOC113117933 gene encoding B2 bradykinin receptor-like — MGSNEVPTSSLLPTIPTNVSSNNLTNDSHCAHWEKWDWLYIMQPTYMFIICVLGILGNVFVLLVFSLHKKACTVAEIYLGNLAAADLLLVLCLPFWAINSIDGFNWRFGLVMCKLVNTGIRMNMFCSIYLLVLVSGDRYIALVHALSRGRMRRQRCAKLNCVAVWVFGLILSIPTLHFRETQFIPELNITACILNYPNLNIGLACDILLILLSFIVPFLVISYCTLKIIRALRDQVVDRFNAENTERKATILVLVVLMVFLLCWVPFHIVTFIDIMMRSGVFGGCDFVTAVDVSNQIFTYLALSNSVLNPILYVIVGKNFRKKVKELMKQLTEKKNDSTGSSTRSQLSATLKTVTTF, encoded by the coding sequence ATGGGGAGCAATGAAGTACCAACATCATCCCTCCTTCCCACAATCCCTACGAACGTCTCCAGCAACAACCTCACCAACGACTCCCATTGTGCGCATTGGGAAAAGTGGGACTGGCTGTACATCATGCAGCCAACTTACATGTTCATCATCTGCGTGCTGGGAATCCTGGGAAATGTCTTCGTCCTGCTGGTCTTCAGCCTTCATAAGAAAGCGTGTACGGTGGCGGAAATCTACTTGGGGAATCTAGCGGCCGCTGATCTCCTGTTGGTCTTGTGTTTGCCGTTCTGGGCTATCAACAGCATCGATGGGTTTAACTGGCGATTCGGCTTGGTCATGTGCAAACTAGTCAACACCGGCATCAGAATGAACATGTTTTGTAGTATTTACTTACTAGTGTTGGTAAGCGGCGACCGCTACATCGCACTCGTCCATGCTTTATCGCGTGGTAGAATGAGGCGACAGCGGTGCGCCAAGCTCAACTGCGTCGCTGTTTGGGTTTTTGGATTAATCCTAAGCATCCCCACGCTTCATTTCCGGGAAACTCAATTCATCCCGGAGCTGAACATCACGGCTTGTATTCTGAACTATCCGAACCTCAACATCGGCCTCGCTTGCGACATTCTTCTAATCTTGTTAAGCTTCATCGTCCCATTTTTGGTGATCTCCTACTGCACGCTGAAGATCATTCGAGCTCTGCGCGACCAGGTCGTCGACCGCTTCAATGCGGAAAACACTGAAAGGAAAGCCACCATCCTGGTTCTGGTGGTGCTGATGGTGTTTCTCTTGTGTTGGGTGCCGTTCCACATCGTGACTTTCATAGATATCATGATGCGCTCCGGCGTCTTCGGCGGATGCGACTTTGTAACCGCCGTGGACGTCTCCAATCAGATATTCACCTACTTGGCTTTGAGCAACAGCGTGTTGAACCCCATACTCTACGTGATCGTGGGCAAGAACTTCAGGAAGAAGGTCAAAGAGCTGATGAAGCAGCTTAcggagaaaaaaaatgattcgACAGGCAGTTCTACAAGATCACAGCTCTCGGCGACCTTAAAGACCGTCACCACATTTTAA